From Celeribacter baekdonensis, the proteins below share one genomic window:
- a CDS encoding SCO family protein → MQRRAILGYGAAGVGAVALMLFVGWWRVDGPGAPAPVGQRPVTLTEMDFRLTDHEGNAVGPETLIGRPTMAFFGFTYCPDVCPTTLSDISGWLDDLGDEADEMNVVFITVDPERDTVETMAEYVGYFHPAIRGWTGPEEQIARVADGFRATYERVPAESGDYTMNHTASVFLFAASGRFVTMIDYHEPKEFAVPKIRRALEEEMEGAT, encoded by the coding sequence ATGCAGCGACGGGCGATCCTGGGGTACGGCGCGGCTGGTGTCGGGGCGGTCGCCCTGATGCTCTTCGTCGGTTGGTGGCGGGTCGACGGACCCGGTGCACCCGCACCTGTCGGGCAGCGGCCTGTGACCCTTACCGAGATGGACTTCCGTCTGACGGATCATGAGGGCAACGCGGTCGGGCCGGAAACCCTGATCGGTCGCCCGACGATGGCGTTCTTCGGCTTCACCTACTGTCCCGATGTCTGCCCGACCACGCTTTCTGACATTTCGGGATGGCTCGACGATCTGGGAGACGAGGCCGACGAGATGAACGTGGTTTTCATCACGGTCGATCCCGAGCGCGACACTGTAGAAACGATGGCCGAATATGTCGGCTACTTCCATCCGGCGATCCGCGGCTGGACGGGACCGGAAGAGCAGATAGCGCGCGTCGCGGACGGCTTCCGCGCCACCTACGAGCGAGTACCGGCGGAGAGCGGCGATTACACGATGAACCACACCGCGAGCGTCTTCCTGTTCGCAGCCTCTGGGCGATTCGTCACCATGATCGACTATCACGAGCCCAAAGAATTCGCGGTGCCGAAGATCCGCCGCGCGCTGGAAGAAGAAATGGAGGGGGCGACATGA
- a CDS encoding DsbA family protein — protein sequence MNRRGLILSVLALGAAGFGGATWFAIRPGPVAEAEPVAPELAEAMIRPYSPILGPADAPVTIVEFFDPACEACRAFHPIVKDIMAEHGEAVRVVIRYTPFHGAASEEAIRVLEAARMQDVYMPVLEAVLREQPRWASHGAPEPGLILQIAATAGLDAEAARTQMLAPGVVAILNQDRADVEAVGIRQTPTFFVNGKPLDPFGEAELRRLVAAEVAAAQS from the coding sequence ATGAATCGACGCGGCCTGATCCTGTCCGTTCTTGCCCTCGGCGCCGCCGGTTTCGGCGGAGCCACCTGGTTTGCAATCCGCCCCGGCCCAGTGGCCGAAGCGGAGCCCGTTGCTCCGGAACTTGCGGAGGCGATGATCCGCCCCTACTCGCCCATCCTCGGGCCTGCGGATGCGCCCGTCACGATCGTCGAATTCTTCGATCCGGCCTGCGAGGCCTGTCGCGCCTTTCATCCCATCGTGAAGGACATCATGGCCGAGCATGGGGAAGCTGTCCGCGTCGTGATCCGCTACACGCCCTTCCACGGCGCGGCATCCGAGGAAGCCATCCGCGTGCTCGAGGCGGCGCGCATGCAGGACGTTTACATGCCGGTGCTCGAGGCCGTTCTGCGGGAACAGCCGAGATGGGCGTCGCACGGTGCCCCGGAGCCCGGCCTGATCCTTCAGATCGCCGCCACGGCCGGGCTCGATGCCGAGGCCGCCCGCACGCAAATGCTGGCACCCGGTGTCGTGGCGATCCTTAACCAAGATCGTGCTGACGTCGAGGCCGTGGGAATTCGCCAGACGCCCACATTCTTTGTGAACGGCAAGCCGCTCGATCCATTCGGGGAGGCAGAGTTGCGTCGTCTGGTGGCCGCCGAAGTCGCTGCCGCGCAAAGCTGA